A window from Bubalus kerabau isolate K-KA32 ecotype Philippines breed swamp buffalo chromosome 5, PCC_UOA_SB_1v2, whole genome shotgun sequence encodes these proteins:
- the RIN1 gene encoding ras and Rab interactor 1 translates to MDTPWKPGTGPLGAPHPASFASGHLEREKPAQDPRYDVPGAGGAQAGGSQRPGRTVSLRERLLLTRPVWLQLRANEAAALHVLRTEPPGTFLVRKSNSRQCQALCMRLPEASGPSFVSSHCIQETAEGVSLEGSELVFLDLVQLICAYCHTRDILLLPLQLPRAIRQAATHKELEAISHLGMEFWSSSLNTKAQPGPSEGPPLPRLKPRPPQELDQGTGAALCFFNPLFPGDLGPTKREKFKRSFKVRVSTETSSPLSPPAVPPPPVPVLPGTVPNQTERLPPRQLLRRESSVGYRVPGGAGPSLLPLPSLQEVDCASPSSSEEEGVPGSQGSPATSPHLGYQWRRRPLLRSMSAAFCSLLAPERQVGRAAAALTQDRHTAVGQLVQDLLTQVRAGPEPRELQAVREALSRARAMLSAELSPEKLLPPDRLEHVLEKSLHRSVLKPLRPILVARLRHRLSANSSLGRLAEGLRLARARGASAFGSHLSLPSPVEMEQVRQKLLQLLRAYSPSAQVKRLLQACKLLYTALRTQAGEGAGADEFLPLLSLVLAHCDLPELLLEAEYMSELLEPALLTGEGGYYLTSLSASLALLSGLTEAHALPLSPSQELQRSLSLWEQRRLPATHCFQHLLRIAYQDPSSGCTSKTLAVPPGASIATLNKLCATKFRVTQPDTFGLFLYKGQDYQRLPPGALAHRLPTAGYLVYRRAEQPETPGASPGAATGEGSGGPEAGDREEDKAGRGTGETKAKTSPRDGRGESETVAEGAEDQARGGPTQPRGPETEESQAAEE, encoded by the exons ATGGATACTCCCTGGAAGCCAGGAACAGGCCCCCTCGGAGCCCCCCACCCAGCCAGCTTCGCTTCTGGGCACCTGGAGAGAGAAAA gccAGCCCAGGACCCACGGTACGATGTGCCTGGTGCCGGCGGGGCGCAGGCAGGTGGATCACAGCGGCCAGGGCGCACCGTGAGCCTGCGGGAGCGCCTGCTGCTCACCCGGCCCGTGTGGCTGCAGCTGCGGGCCAACGAGGCCGCCGCGCTGCACGTGCTGAGGACCGAGCCCCCCGGG ACATTCCTGGTACGGAAGTCTAACAGTCGCCAGTGCCAAGCCCTGTGCATGCGGCTGCCTGAGGCCAGTGGCCCCTCCTTCGTCTCTAGCCACTGTATCCAGGAGACCGCTGAGG GCGTCTCCCTGGAGGGCTCAGAGCTTGTGTTCCTAGACCTGGTCCagctgatctgtgcctactgCCACACCCG GGACATTCTTCTCCTCCCGCTTCAGCTCCCCAGAGCCATCCGCCAGGCAGCCACCCACAAGGAGCTGGAAGCCATCTCCCATCTGGGCATGG AGTTCTGGAGCTCCTCCCTCAACACCAAGGCTCAGCCAGGCCCATCGGAAGGCCCCCCGCTGCCCCGGCTGAAGCCCCGGCCCCCACAAGAGCTGGACCAGGGCACTGGAGCTGCCCTGTGTTTCTTCAACCCCCTGTTCCCAGGGGATCTGGGCCCCACCAAGCGGGAGAAATTCAAGAGGAGCTTCAAAGTGCGTGTGTCCACGGAGACCTCCAGCCCCCTGTCTCCCCCAGCTGTGCCACCTCCCCCAGTCCCGGTGTTGCCAGGGACAGTCCCCAACCAGACAGAAAGGTTGCCCCCTCGCCAGCTGCTACGGAGGGAGAGCTCGGTGGGGTACCGTGTGCCAGGGGGCGCTGGCCCCAGCCTCCTGCCGCTGCCCTCCCTCCAGGAGGTGGACTGCGCCTCCCCCAGCAGctcagaggaggagggggtgCCGGGGTCCCAGGGGAGCCCAGCGACCTCACCCCACCTGGGCTACCAGTGGCGGCGGCGGCCCCTGCTTCGGTCCATGAGCGCTGCCTTCTGCTCCCTGCTAGCACCTGAGCGGCAGGTGGGCCGGGCAGCAGCGGCGCTGACGCAGGACAGACACACGGCCGTGGGACAGCTGGTGCAGGACCTGCTGACCCAGGTGCGTGCTGGCCCCGAACCCCGGGAGCTGCAGGCCGTCCGCGAGGCTCTGAGCCGGGCCCGAGCCATGCTGAGCGCAGAGCTGAGCCCAGAGAAGCTGCTGCCACCAGACAGGCTGG AACACGTCCTGGAGAAGTCGCTGCACCGCTCAGTGCTCAAGCCGCTGCGGCCCATCCTGGTGGCCCGCCTGCGGCACCGGCTTTCAGCCAACAGCTCCCTGGGCCGCCTGGCTGAAGGCCTCCGCCTGGCCCGGGCCCGGGGCGCCAGCGCCTTCGGGTCCCACTTAAGCCTGCCCTCCCCGGTAGAGATGGAGCAAGTGCGTCAGAAGCTGTTACAGCTGCTTCGCGCCTACTCACCCAGCGCCCAGGTCAAGCGGCTCCTGCAGGCCTGCAAGCTGCTCTACACGGCCCTGAGGACCCAGGCGG GGGAGGGCGCGGGGGCCGACGAGTTCCTGCCATTGCTGAGCCTCGTGCTGGCCCACTGTGAccttcctgagctgctgctggaGGCCGAGTACATGTCAGAGCTCCTGGAGCCTGCCCTGCTCACCGGAGAGG GCGGCTACTACCTGACCAGCCTCTCGGCCAGCCTGGCCCTGCTGAGTGGCCTGACCGAGGCCCACGCCCTGCCCCTGAGCCCCTCGCAGGAGCTGCAGCGCTCGCTCAGCCTCTGGGAGCAGCGCCGCCTGCCCGCCACCCACTGCTTCCAG CACCTCCTCCGCATAGCCTATCAGGACCCCAGCAGTGGCTGTACCTCCAAGACGCTGGCCGTGCCCCCAGGAGCCTCGATTGCCACGCTGAACAAGCTCTGTGCCACCAAGTTCCGGGTGACCCAGCCTGATACTTTTGGCCTCTTCCTGTACAAGGGACAGGACTACCAGCGCCTGCCCCCCGGAGCCCTGGCTCACAGGCTCCCCACTGCCGGCTACCTCGTCTACCGCCGGGCAGAGCAGCCCGAGACCCCGGGGGCCTCACCTGGGGCTGCCACAGGGGAGGGCAGTGGGGGGCCAGAGGCAGGGGACAGGGAGGAGGACAAAGCGGGCCGGGGGACTGGGGAAACCAAGGCCAAAACCAgccccagggatggcaggggaGAATCTGAGACAGTGGCCGAGGGGGCCGAGGACCAGGCCAGGGGAGGCCCCACTCAGCCAAGGGGGCCAGAGACTGAGGAGAGCCAGGCCGCAGAGGAGTAG